One window from the genome of Phocoena phocoena chromosome 15, mPhoPho1.1, whole genome shotgun sequence encodes:
- the BOLA2B gene encoding bolA-like protein 2 — MELSAEYLREKLQRDLEAEHVEVEDTTPNRCASSFRVLVVSAKFEGKPLLQRHRLVNTCLAEELLHIHAFEQKTLTPEQWTREQQK; from the exons ATGGAACTCAGCGCCGAGTACCTCCGGGAGAAGCTGCAGCGGGACCTGGAGGCGGAACACGTG GAAGTGGAGGACACGACTCCCAACCGTTGCGCATCTAGCTTCCGAGTCCTCGTGGTGTCGGCCAAGTTCGAGGGGAAGCCGCTGCTTCAGAGACACCG GCTTGTGAACACTTGCCTAGCAGAAGAGCTCCTGCATATCCATGCTTTTGAGCAGAAAACCCTGACTCCAGAGCAGTGGACCCGTGAGCAGCAGAAATAA
- the SLX1A gene encoding structure-specific endonuclease subunit SLX1 — MGPTGGAARPGRFFGVYLLYCLNPRHRGRVYVGFTVNPARRVQQHNGGRRKGGAWRTSGRGPWEMVLIVHGFPSAVAALRFEWAWQHPQASRRLAHVGPRLRGEATFSFHLRVLAHMLRAPPWARLPLTLRWLRADFRQDLCPPPPPHVPLAFGPPPPRALAPRRRAADTESELEHDAETRCTLCARVLQDEEDPLCCPHPGCSLRAHVICLAQEFLQEEPGQLLPLEGQCPGCKNSLLWGDLIWLCRMSTEEEEEDSELEEEHWTDMLEI; from the exons ATGGGCCCCACAGGGGGCGCGGCGAGGCCCGGGCGCTTCTTCGGCGTCTACCTGCTCTACTGCCTGAACCCTCGGCACAGGGGCCGCGTCTACGTAGGGTTCACGGTCAACCCTGCTCGTCGGGTGCAGCAGCACAACGGGGGCCGCAGAAAAGGCGGGGCCTGGCGGACCAGTGGACGCGGGCCCTG GGAGATGGTGCTCATCGTACACGGCTTCCCCTCCGCAGTGGCCGCCCTTCGG TTCGAGTGGGCCTGGCAGCATCCGCAGGCCTCGCGCCGCTTGGCGCACGTGGGTCCGCGCCTGCGTGGTGAGGCAACCTTCTCCTTTCACCTGCGCGTGCTGGCGCACATGCTGCGCGCGCCGCCCTGGGCGCGACTCCCACTCACCTTGCGCTGGCTGCGCGCCGACTTCCGCCAGGATCTctgcccgccgccgccgcctcacGTGCCGCTGGCCTTCGGGCCTCCGCCGCCCCGGGCCTTAGCCCCGAGGCGCCGCGCGGCTGACACCGAGTCCGAGCTGGAGCATGACGCCGAGACCCGCTGCACCCTGTGCGCGCGTGTGCTCCAG GATGAAGAAGACCCCCTGTGTTGCCCCCACCCTGGCTGCTCCCTGAGGGCTCATGTGATCTGCCTGGCACAGGAGTTCCTGCAGGAGGAGCCAGGGCAGCTTCTGCCCCTAGAGGGCCAATGCCCTGG CTGTAAGAACTCACTGCTGTGGGGAGACCTGATCTGGCTGTGCCGGATGAGCAccgaggaggaagaggaggactcGGAATTAGAAGAG GAACACTGGACCGACATGCTGGAGATCTGA
- the LOC136135285 gene encoding sulfotransferase 1A1, with product MELVQDTSRPPLEYMKGIPLIKYFAEGLGPLQSFQAWPNDLLISTYPKSGTTWVSEILDLIYQGGDLEKCQRAPIFVRVPFLEFRVPGLPTGAELLEDTPAPRLIKTHLPLALLPPTLLDQKVKVVYVARNAKDVAVSYYHFYHMAKVHPDPGTWDSFLEKFMAGEVSYGSWYQHVQEWWELSHTHPVLYLFYEDIKQNPKREIQKILEFVGRSLPEETVDHIVQHTSFKEMKKNPMTNYSTIPTRVMDHSISAFMRKGITGDWKSTFTVAQNERFEADYAVKMAGCHLHFCWELSGAHQGERESGLNNKI from the exons ATGGAGCTGGTCCAGGACACCTCCCGCCCGCCACTGGAGTACATGAAGGGGATCCCGCTCATCAAGTACTTTGCAGAGGGACTGGGGCCGCTGCAGAGCTTCCAAGCCTGGCCCAATGACCTGCTCATCAGCACCTACCCCAAATCCG gcACCACCTGGGTAAGCGAGATCCTGGACCTGATCTACCAGGGTGGCGACCTGGAGAAGTGTCAAAGAGCCCCCATCTTCGTCCGGGTGCCCTTCCTTGAGTTCAGGGTCCCTGGCCTTCCCACAG GTGCTGAGCTTCTGGAAGATACACCAGCCCCACGGCTGATCAAGACACACTTGCCGCTGGCTCTGCTTCCACCGACCCTGCTGGATCAGAAGGTCAAG GTGGTCTACGTTGCCCGCAATGCAAAGGATGTGGCCGTCTCCTATTACCACTTCTACCACATGGCCAAGGTGCACCCTGACCCTGGCACCTGGGACAGCTTCCTGGAGAAGTTCATGGCTGGGGAAG TGTCCTACGGGTCCTGGTACCAGCACGTGCAGGAGTGGTGGGAGCTGAGTCACACCCACCCTGTTCTCTACCTCTTCTATGAGGACATAAAGCAG AACCCCAAAAGGGAGATCCAGAAGATCCTGGAGTTCGTGGGGCGCTCTCTGCCAGAGGAAACCGTGGATCACATCGTCCAGCACACGTCTTTCAAGGAGATGAAGAAGAACCCCATGACCAACTACAGCACCATACCCACCAGAGTCATGGACCACAGCATCTCTGCCTTCATGAGGAAAG GCATCACTGGGGACTGGAAATCCACCTTCACTGTGGCCCAGAATGAGCGCTTTGAAGCCGACTATGCTGTGAAGATGGCAGGCTGCCACCTCCACTTCTGCTGGGAGCTGAGTGGTGCTCATCAGGGTGAGCGTGAATCAGGCCTCAACAATAAAATCTGA